One stretch of Pomacea canaliculata isolate SZHN2017 linkage group LG11, ASM307304v1, whole genome shotgun sequence DNA includes these proteins:
- the LOC112575412 gene encoding uncharacterized protein LOC112575412 isoform X1 gives MSLRPDVEKAVNDLSQAATEDSLYVISDDVELGFQTFCDRLLGRVPGLHLWAASYFSKTPSDDWPEEYLTRPFRSPPAVVMQVEQDEKFRFNVKPYTQEELLKENNDLETVHHPPQGYPALYPGNCETCGCQVATILRRLRGRVSERTTASGTALASLEWRDMLVLYGTDLTGIDPTGTGRKDISGLISGLQNSGIPVEIMKDDNIEDVARPALMWFG, from the exons acgtggagaaggccgtcaacgacttgtcacaggcggcgacaGAAGACTCGTTGTATGTCATCAGTGATGACGTAGA GTTAGGCTTCCAGACTTTCTGTGACAGACTGCTAGGACGTGTTCCTGGTCTCCACCTTTGGGCGGCAAGTTATTTCAGCAAAACTCCATCCGACGACTGGCCGgaggaatatttaaccagacccttCCGTTCCCCACCAGCTGTTGTCATGCAAGTAGAGCAGGATGAAAAATTCCGTTTTAACGTCAAACCCTATACTCAAGAAGAGttactcaaagaaaacaatgatctAGAGACAGTACACCACCCACCTCAGGGGTACCCAGCTCTCTACCCAGGTAACTGTGAAACCTGTGGTTGTCAGGTGGCCACAATCCTTCGCAGACTCCGTGGAAGAGTTTCAG AAAGGACCACGGCGTCGGGCACAGCACTAGCCAGCCTGGAGTGGAGAGACATGTTGGTCCTGTACGGTACTGACCTTACAGGGATTGACCCTACAGGGACTGGCCGTAAAGACATCTCTGGTTTGATAAGCGGACTTCAAAATTCGGGTATTCCAGTAGAGATTATGAAAGATGATAACATTGAGGACGTGGCACGGCCTGCACTGATGTGGTTTGGGTGA
- the LOC112575412 gene encoding uncharacterized protein LOC112575412 isoform X2 — translation MSLRPDVEKAVNDLSQAATEDSLYVISDDVELLGRVPGLHLWAASYFSKTPSDDWPEEYLTRPFRSPPAVVMQVEQDEKFRFNVKPYTQEELLKENNDLETVHHPPQGYPALYPGNCETCGCQVATILRRLRGRVSERTTASGTALASLEWRDMLVLYGTDLTGIDPTGTGRKDISGLISGLQNSGIPVEIMKDDNIEDVARPALMWFG, via the exons acgtggagaaggccgtcaacgacttgtcacaggcggcgacaGAAGACTCGTTGTATGTCATCAGTGATGACGTAGA ACTGCTAGGACGTGTTCCTGGTCTCCACCTTTGGGCGGCAAGTTATTTCAGCAAAACTCCATCCGACGACTGGCCGgaggaatatttaaccagacccttCCGTTCCCCACCAGCTGTTGTCATGCAAGTAGAGCAGGATGAAAAATTCCGTTTTAACGTCAAACCCTATACTCAAGAAGAGttactcaaagaaaacaatgatctAGAGACAGTACACCACCCACCTCAGGGGTACCCAGCTCTCTACCCAGGTAACTGTGAAACCTGTGGTTGTCAGGTGGCCACAATCCTTCGCAGACTCCGTGGAAGAGTTTCAG AAAGGACCACGGCGTCGGGCACAGCACTAGCCAGCCTGGAGTGGAGAGACATGTTGGTCCTGTACGGTACTGACCTTACAGGGATTGACCCTACAGGGACTGGCCGTAAAGACATCTCTGGTTTGATAAGCGGACTTCAAAATTCGGGTATTCCAGTAGAGATTATGAAAGATGATAACATTGAGGACGTGGCACGGCCTGCACTGATGTGGTTTGGGTGA